A section of the Pedobacter sp. HDW13 genome encodes:
- a CDS encoding FecR family protein, with translation MKPQKGDRRKLKAKTFIREKFSDQEWKSFKSNEEELSAAKSEEMRSFILGHIAEKQERKQTLKIKIVQFTKYLSAACVIVLLGIALFIGLNTKHVQPEQVYVNRKVNTQLIGNAWKIVSNSGRTIIAYKMPDSSLISIYPHSTIKFEKLFNQKFRDVYLKGKAKFKVKRNTERPFSVYSGALKTTALGTSFTISTIGHNISVKLHTGKIVVANTRTKKPLAYISDVGTTLLYNPSEALTRLIKAPATVAPPTEILKRTGNFITMKNIPLSRVFNLLNEAYGIKISANQKEIGKITFTGSVDTEKEEPEAILKTICLINNMTLNKVSQQEFIIQKSN, from the coding sequence ATGAAACCACAAAAGGGAGATAGGCGTAAGCTAAAAGCCAAAACATTCATTCGTGAAAAATTTAGTGATCAGGAATGGAAATCATTTAAAAGTAATGAAGAAGAACTGTCTGCAGCTAAATCTGAAGAGATGCGGAGCTTCATTCTTGGTCATATTGCCGAAAAACAGGAAAGAAAGCAGACGTTAAAAATTAAGATTGTTCAATTTACAAAGTATTTATCTGCAGCTTGTGTTATAGTATTGTTAGGTATTGCCTTGTTTATTGGTCTAAATACCAAACATGTTCAACCAGAACAGGTTTATGTTAATCGCAAGGTGAACACGCAGCTGATTGGCAACGCATGGAAAATAGTTAGTAATTCCGGCAGAACGATCATTGCATATAAAATGCCCGATTCTTCACTAATCAGTATCTATCCACATTCGACCATCAAATTTGAAAAGCTATTTAATCAAAAGTTTCGTGATGTTTATTTAAAAGGCAAAGCAAAGTTTAAGGTTAAAAGAAATACAGAAAGGCCTTTTAGTGTTTATTCGGGGGCTTTGAAAACTACAGCTTTGGGTACCTCATTTACCATTAGCACCATTGGGCATAATATCTCGGTTAAACTCCATACCGGTAAAATTGTGGTAGCCAATACCAGAACCAAAAAGCCACTTGCCTATATATCTGATGTGGGTACCACTTTACTTTACAATCCATCTGAAGCTTTAACCCGGTTAATCAAAGCACCTGCAACAGTTGCTCCTCCAACAGAAATATTGAAAAGAACGGGCAATTTCATTACCATGAAAAATATTCCACTTAGCAGGGTTTTTAACCTTTTGAATGAAGCATATGGAATTAAAATTAGCGCTAACCAAAAAGAAATTGGCAAAATTACTTTTACCGGAAGTGTTGATACAGAGAAAGAAGAGCCTGAGGCTATACTCAAAACGATCTGTCTGATCAATAATATGACCTTGAATAAGGTATCGCAACAAGAATTTATTATTCAAAAATCCAATTAA